The following are encoded together in the Anaerostipes caccae L1-92 genome:
- a CDS encoding ABC transporter ATP-binding protein → MLNVEHLSYRINENGADVQILDDVSFSVDDGEMLVVTGPNGGGKSTIAKILMGIEKASGGKISLDGEDITDYTIDQRAEAGIGFAFQQPPRFKGLTASRLLSLAAGEKLKDERCCELLSSVGLCGMEYKDREVDATLSGGEMKRIEIATVFAKDHKICIFDEPEAGIDLWSFAMLIKEFEKIHRENKASLILISHQERIIRMADRIMIIRDGRVEEIGTKEEVYPHLMAEESEEQCAFMQE, encoded by the coding sequence ATGTTAAACGTAGAACATTTATCATACCGGATTAATGAAAACGGTGCAGATGTGCAGATACTGGATGATGTGAGTTTCTCTGTAGATGACGGGGAAATGCTTGTTGTCACAGGACCCAATGGCGGAGGCAAGTCCACCATCGCAAAGATTTTAATGGGGATAGAAAAAGCAAGCGGAGGTAAAATCTCTCTGGACGGAGAGGATATCACAGACTATACCATAGACCAGAGGGCAGAAGCAGGCATAGGATTTGCATTCCAGCAGCCTCCAAGATTTAAAGGGCTGACGGCTTCCAGGCTTCTCTCTCTCGCGGCAGGGGAGAAACTGAAGGACGAGCGGTGCTGTGAATTGCTGAGCAGTGTTGGGCTCTGCGGAATGGAATATAAAGACAGGGAAGTGGACGCTACTTTGTCAGGGGGCGAGATGAAGAGGATTGAGATCGCCACGGTATTTGCAAAAGATCATAAAATATGTATTTTTGATGAACCGGAGGCAGGAATTGATCTTTGGAGTTTTGCCATGCTGATCAAAGAATTTGAAAAGATTCACAGAGAAAACAAGGCAAGTCTCATTCTGATTTCCCATCAGGAGAGGATTATCCGGATGGCAGACCGCATCATGATCATCAGGGACGGCCGGGTAGAAGAGATCGGGACGAAAGAAGAGGTCTATCCTCATCTCATGGCAGAAGAATCTGAAGAGCAGTGTGCTTTTATGCAGGAATAG
- a CDS encoding SufB/SufD family protein, with the protein MKLDQITAGVLEAIDGQGFVQKGAYNLRQNGQAVCHGDSENVRIVKKQDKPGIDIFISGKTKGEAVHIPVVVSASGITDVVYNDFYIEDGADVLIVAGCGIHNDGDEESRHDGIHAFHVGSHANVRYEERHYGEGKGTGGRVLNPVTKIYVEEDSVFTLDTTQIKGVDSTIRETHVEMGAGSKLYVMEKLMTHGNQQAISNMDVQLNGEESSAQIISRSVAKDTSTQVFHPKAIGNALCHAHVQCDSIIMDDAKISSIPEINANHVDAQIIHEAAIGRINNDQLIKLRTFGMTGEEAEAVIIEDFLK; encoded by the coding sequence ATGAAATTAGACCAAATAACGGCCGGAGTGCTGGAGGCTATCGACGGCCAGGGGTTTGTACAGAAAGGTGCTTATAACCTGCGTCAGAACGGACAGGCAGTATGTCACGGCGACAGTGAGAATGTCCGCATCGTAAAGAAGCAGGACAAGCCCGGGATTGATATCTTTATCAGCGGGAAGACAAAAGGTGAGGCGGTGCATATACCGGTGGTTGTTTCTGCTTCCGGCATCACAGATGTGGTTTATAATGACTTTTATATCGAGGATGGTGCAGATGTTCTTATTGTGGCAGGATGCGGCATTCACAATGACGGGGACGAGGAGAGCAGGCATGACGGCATACATGCATTCCATGTGGGCAGCCATGCCAATGTACGGTATGAGGAGCGCCATTACGGGGAAGGAAAAGGAACCGGAGGCAGGGTTTTAAATCCTGTCACGAAAATATATGTGGAGGAAGATTCTGTTTTTACGCTGGATACGACTCAGATCAAAGGGGTTGATTCGACGATACGGGAGACACATGTGGAGATGGGGGCAGGGTCCAAACTCTATGTAATGGAAAAACTTATGACACATGGAAACCAGCAGGCAATATCAAACATGGATGTACAGTTAAACGGGGAGGAGAGTTCTGCACAGATCATATCCCGGTCTGTCGCCAAAGACACATCTACCCAGGTCTTTCATCCGAAAGCCATCGGAAATGCGCTGTGCCACGCACACGTGCAGTGTGATTCTATTATCATGGATGATGCAAAGATCAGTTCTATTCCTGAGATCAACGCAAACCATGTGGATGCCCAGATTATACACGAGGCAGCCATCGGGCGTATCAATAATGATCAGCTCATCAAACTGCGCACTTTTGGAATGACTGGAGAAGAGGCAGAAGCAGTGATTATAGAGGACTTTTTAAAATAA
- a CDS encoding C40 family peptidase, whose protein sequence is MKSILKKTAICLLVFSMIITSGLAAPKKEVHAAQGTYGGRIWKSWVKLRKSKSKKSKVIRKISKGEPVQVHYTSGKWRKVTYKGKTGFVLKKYVYINTNAPELSGSQEEKGQTVAAFAQRFVGNPYVWGGTNLNSGADCSGFVGGVYRSFGYKLPRTSSDLRKAGRKVSYKNKQPGDLICYSGHVAMYIGNGKIVHASTRKTGIKISPRANYRKVVAVRRIVRE, encoded by the coding sequence ATGAAGTCAATATTAAAAAAGACAGCAATATGTCTGCTCGTCTTTTCTATGATCATTACATCAGGATTGGCAGCTCCGAAAAAAGAAGTTCATGCAGCACAGGGTACATACGGCGGACGGATATGGAAATCATGGGTAAAACTGAGAAAGTCCAAATCTAAAAAATCGAAGGTGATCCGTAAAATTTCAAAAGGAGAACCTGTGCAGGTTCATTATACGAGCGGGAAATGGAGAAAGGTTACATACAAAGGCAAGACAGGATTTGTCCTGAAAAAATATGTGTATATTAACACAAATGCTCCTGAACTGTCAGGAAGCCAAGAAGAAAAAGGACAGACAGTGGCAGCCTTTGCCCAGCGTTTTGTAGGAAACCCATATGTATGGGGAGGAACAAATTTAAACAGCGGTGCCGACTGCTCTGGTTTTGTCGGAGGAGTATACCGTTCCTTCGGATATAAGCTTCCGAGAACGTCTTCGGACCTCAGAAAAGCGGGCAGAAAGGTATCTTATAAAAACAAGCAGCCTGGAGATCTGATTTGTTACAGCGGCCATGTAGCCATGTACATAGGCAACGGTAAGATCGTCCATGCCAGCACAAGAAAAACAGGGATTAAGATTTCTCCGAGAGCCAACTACAGAAAAGTAGTAGCCGTGAGGAGAATCGTAAGAGAATAG
- a CDS encoding recombinase family protein codes for MDYGYVRVSSKDQNVERQLAVMKDLKIPKQNIFIDRQSGKDFNRPLYKKLLRKLRPGDTLFVKSIDRLGRNYEEIIEEWRTITKHKKADIVVTDLPLLDTRGKNALDLTGVFISDLVLQILSYVAQTEREQIRKRQAEGIAVAKARGVSFGRPPKEIPKEFDRIYTLWKAEKISGRESAKQLGTTHNTFFKWVRQAEEGRS; via the coding sequence ATGGATTATGGATATGTCAGGGTATCGTCCAAAGATCAGAATGTGGAACGGCAGCTCGCAGTGATGAAGGACCTGAAAATACCTAAACAAAACATTTTTATTGACCGGCAGTCGGGAAAGGATTTTAACCGTCCTCTTTATAAGAAACTGCTAAGAAAGCTGCGGCCGGGAGATACTCTTTTTGTAAAGTCCATTGACCGCCTGGGCAGGAACTATGAAGAGATTATCGAAGAGTGGCGTACTATTACCAAACACAAGAAGGCCGACATCGTTGTCACTGACCTTCCGCTGCTGGATACCCGCGGTAAAAATGCTCTGGACCTAACAGGTGTCTTTATATCGGATCTGGTGCTGCAGATCCTTTCTTACGTTGCACAGACAGAACGGGAACAGATCAGAAAACGGCAGGCCGAGGGGATTGCCGTAGCCAAAGCCAGAGGCGTCAGTTTTGGACGTCCTCCCAAAGAAATACCAAAGGAGTTTGACCGCATTTATACACTCTGGAAGGCAGAAAAAATAAGCGGCCGGGAATCTGCTAAACAACTCGGAACCACTCACAACACATTTTTTAAATGGGTCCGGCAGGCAGAAGAAGGCCGCTCATAA
- a CDS encoding DegV family protein, with protein sequence MEPFVLTCCSTADMEKNYFERRNIPYVCFHVNLDGKDYMDDLGKSISFEEFYKKIQEGALAGTSQVNVEEYIEFFEPFLKNGQDILHISLSSGISGTFNSANIAREELLEIYPDRQILLVDSLGASSGYGLLVDMAADLRDRGDSIRDVYEWTVSNRLKIHHWFFSTDLTSYIRGGRISKTSGFIGTMLGICPLLNMDSEGHLIPRAKIRTKKRAIKEIVKKMEEHAKDGTDYSGKCFISNSACFEDARQVADLIEAAFPKLNGPVVINSVGTVIGAHTGAGTVALFFEGDERTD encoded by the coding sequence ATGGAACCATTTGTTTTGACCTGCTGTTCCACAGCAGATATGGAAAAAAATTATTTTGAACGGCGTAATATTCCTTATGTATGTTTTCATGTTAATTTAGACGGCAAGGATTACATGGATGATCTGGGAAAAAGTATTTCGTTTGAAGAGTTCTATAAGAAAATACAGGAAGGTGCTCTGGCAGGCACCTCCCAGGTAAATGTAGAAGAATATATCGAATTTTTCGAACCGTTCCTAAAGAATGGTCAGGATATCCTGCATATCAGCCTGTCTTCCGGAATCTCCGGTACATTTAATTCTGCCAATATTGCCAGAGAGGAACTATTAGAAATCTACCCAGACCGTCAAATCCTTCTTGTGGATTCTCTGGGCGCATCTTCTGGCTATGGACTGCTCGTAGATATGGCCGCAGATCTGAGAGACCGCGGGGACAGCATCCGGGATGTGTATGAATGGACTGTCTCCAACAGACTGAAGATCCACCACTGGTTTTTCTCCACAGATCTCACATCCTACATCCGCGGAGGAAGGATTTCCAAGACCTCAGGCTTTATCGGCACGATGCTCGGCATCTGTCCTCTGCTGAATATGGATTCTGAGGGACACCTGATCCCCCGCGCTAAGATTCGGACAAAAAAGCGGGCCATTAAAGAAATCGTTAAGAAAATGGAAGAGCACGCAAAAGACGGCACAGACTACAGCGGCAAGTGTTTCATTTCCAACTCCGCCTGCTTTGAAGATGCCAGACAGGTTGCGGACCTGATCGAAGCTGCATTTCCTAAGCTGAACGGCCCTGTAGTAATCAACAGCGTGGGAACTGTCATCGGAGCCCATACGGGTGCGGGAACCGTTGCCCTGTTCTTTGAAGGAGATGAACGGACGGACTAA
- a CDS encoding NAD(P)H-dependent oxidoreductase gives MKSILFVNGCIRGEESRTLLMARRFLDCLRGKYEITEVNGLCLPLDREALKKRDRLAAQGNWDDPVFDEARTFLEADIVVLAAPFWEGTFPAAVHAYIEQICVTGLTFGYREDGTAEGYGKAKRAIFFSTRGGIYSEGPNKKDDHAGKFLDSVFRMLGIQRTDVVTAEGLDIIGNDVGLIMDQAVREAELLAGTF, from the coding sequence ATGAAATCAATCTTATTTGTCAATGGATGTATCAGAGGAGAAGAATCCAGGACATTGCTGATGGCCAGACGATTTCTTGACTGTCTGAGAGGGAAATATGAGATCACAGAGGTGAACGGCCTTTGTCTGCCGCTGGACCGTGAGGCACTAAAAAAGAGGGACCGTCTGGCAGCTCAGGGGAATTGGGATGATCCGGTGTTTGATGAGGCCAGGACATTTCTGGAGGCGGATATCGTTGTGCTTGCGGCTCCGTTCTGGGAAGGAACATTTCCGGCTGCCGTACACGCTTATATTGAACAGATCTGTGTCACAGGTCTGACGTTTGGATACAGGGAGGACGGAACCGCAGAAGGTTACGGAAAGGCAAAGAGAGCCATATTCTTTTCCACAAGAGGAGGAATTTATTCTGAGGGTCCGAATAAGAAGGACGACCACGCCGGAAAATTCCTTGATTCTGTCTTTCGGATGCTTGGAATCCAGAGGACAGATGTGGTGACCGCAGAAGGACTTGATATCATTGGAAATGATGTGGGACTCATCATGGATCAGGCAGTGAGAGAGGCAGAACTGCTGGCAGGGACTTTTTAG
- a CDS encoding SDR family NAD(P)-dependent oxidoreductase — MGRLEGKVAIITGGNSGVGEQTAKRFAKEGAKVVITARRKEKLESVAADIEADGGTVLALQGDISVPGDGKRIVEAAAEHFGTLDILVNNAGVLDEGLLPIDKVADSEIDRIIDINTKGTMYFIRAALEIMLKNKSGSIVNVDSIAGVNGGGGAAYVASKAAGLGITKHTAMRCAKDGVRCNAICPGMIKTPMTAGQTMDSMDPDMMGAMAVHSDLRLPACSAEDVANSILFLASDESAPVTGQCIVLDYGANL, encoded by the coding sequence ATGGGAAGACTCGAAGGAAAAGTTGCAATCATTACCGGTGGGAATTCCGGCGTAGGTGAACAGACGGCAAAGCGGTTTGCAAAGGAAGGTGCCAAAGTCGTTATCACTGCCCGGAGAAAGGAAAAGCTTGAATCTGTGGCTGCTGATATAGAGGCTGACGGAGGCACAGTGCTGGCACTGCAGGGCGATATTTCTGTCCCGGGAGACGGCAAAAGAATCGTAGAAGCAGCCGCAGAGCATTTCGGTACGTTGGATATTCTGGTGAATAATGCCGGGGTGCTGGACGAAGGTCTGCTTCCCATCGATAAAGTAGCGGACAGCGAGATCGACAGAATCATTGACATCAACACAAAGGGAACGATGTATTTTATCCGTGCAGCGCTGGAAATCATGCTGAAAAATAAGAGCGGATCTATCGTCAATGTGGACAGCATTGCAGGAGTGAACGGGGGCGGAGGAGCTGCCTACGTGGCTTCCAAGGCGGCAGGCCTGGGTATTACCAAACACACGGCTATGCGGTGTGCAAAAGACGGGGTTCGGTGCAATGCCATTTGTCCGGGCATGATCAAGACTCCGATGACAGCCGGACAGACGATGGATTCTATGGACCCGGATATGATGGGGGCCATGGCTGTGCATTCTGATCTAAGGCTTCCAGCATGCTCAGCAGAAGACGTGGCAAACTCAATCTTATTTTTGGCCAGTGATGAATCTGCTCCTGTTACCGGACAGTGTATCGTGCTGGATTACGGCGCAAACCTCTAA
- a CDS encoding GGDEF domain-containing protein: MKNLKSAEEFCRFLWHSYLIDNKKEGIDKFLDLRMTEIGTGLGEFCQSSLEFLKTFGAPRAEHTFLIDKEWYESSCLRENLFLITGEIKLSRRNSGTNLPSVHLRFSMITEYSDSGWQLLHLHRSVPDFSRIDKKTIYYSQFDYLTGLMSRRCMEDHIDKQMKQRPSGVLIAMDIDNFKIYNDQYGHPFGDKILVSLAKSLQKTFPKAVNGRIGGDEFITYISCLSIHKHRLEELLALFFENWNSRQEDLNLDGNVCVSVGIGFYPEHGKDFQTLWSNTDKALYSAKNNENNHVCYCSELSALKNKAGKL, from the coding sequence ATGAAAAACTTGAAATCTGCAGAGGAGTTTTGCCGCTTTCTCTGGCATAGTTATCTCATAGACAATAAGAAAGAGGGAATTGACAAATTTCTGGATCTTCGTATGACAGAGATTGGCACAGGCCTCGGAGAATTTTGTCAAAGTTCCCTTGAGTTTCTCAAAACCTTTGGAGCTCCCCGTGCTGAACATACTTTTTTAATTGACAAAGAATGGTATGAATCTTCCTGCCTGCGCGAGAATCTTTTTCTCATAACCGGCGAAATTAAACTCAGCAGGAGGAACAGCGGAACAAATCTGCCGTCTGTCCATCTTCGTTTCAGCATGATTACGGAGTATTCGGACAGTGGATGGCAGCTACTTCATCTTCACCGCTCTGTACCGGATTTCAGCCGTATAGACAAAAAGACCATTTATTATTCCCAATTTGACTATCTGACCGGACTGATGAGCCGCCGCTGCATGGAGGATCATATCGATAAGCAGATGAAGCAAAGACCTTCAGGCGTCCTGATTGCCATGGATATTGATAACTTTAAGATCTACAACGACCAGTACGGTCATCCTTTTGGAGACAAGATACTGGTATCCCTCGCCAAGAGTCTTCAAAAAACTTTTCCAAAAGCAGTCAACGGAAGGATAGGCGGTGATGAGTTTATTACTTATATATCCTGTCTTTCTATACATAAACACAGACTTGAAGAATTACTGGCACTGTTTTTTGAGAACTGGAACTCCCGCCAGGAGGACTTGAACCTTGACGGCAATGTATGTGTCTCTGTGGGAATCGGTTTTTATCCTGAGCACGGAAAAGACTTTCAAACTCTATGGTCCAATACTGACAAGGCACTGTACTCTGCGAAAAATAATGAGAACAATCACGTCTGCTATTGTTCTGAACTTTCTGCTTTGAAGAACAAAGCAGGCAAGCTTTGA
- a CDS encoding formamidopyrimidine-DNA glycosylase yields the protein MIELPEALARADELKSELKGKRAEKVWPPSSPHKFCWFNGEASSYDDMLSGRKVVDAQGFGIFAEIIFEGDLRVCFNDGVNVRIFGEGDNIPGKYQLRIDFSDGTVLVFTVAMYGSIACADGSYDNEYYIVSKNSISPISPEFDHTYFFGLLDSAKPNLSAKAFLATKQRIPGLGNGVLQDILFEAGIHPKKKIGSFTEHEKELLFVSIKEVLSEMVRLRGRDTEKDLWGNPGGYKTKLSKNTYKDGCPKCGGEITKAAYLGGTVYFCPECQT from the coding sequence ATGATAGAATTACCGGAAGCTCTGGCAAGGGCAGATGAATTGAAGAGTGAACTCAAAGGAAAGAGGGCAGAGAAAGTCTGGCCGCCGTCTTCTCCGCACAAGTTCTGCTGGTTTAACGGGGAAGCGTCATCTTATGACGATATGCTGAGTGGAAGGAAGGTGGTCGATGCACAGGGGTTCGGGATCTTTGCCGAGATTATTTTTGAAGGAGATCTAAGAGTTTGTTTCAATGACGGTGTGAATGTAAGGATCTTCGGGGAAGGGGATAACATACCCGGAAAGTATCAGCTTAGGATCGACTTCTCGGACGGAACTGTTCTTGTTTTTACAGTAGCGATGTATGGGAGCATTGCATGTGCAGACGGAAGTTATGACAATGAATATTATATTGTAAGTAAAAACAGCATATCGCCCATCTCACCGGAGTTTGACCATACCTATTTTTTCGGGCTTCTGGATTCAGCCAAACCGAACTTGAGCGCAAAGGCTTTTCTTGCTACAAAACAACGGATACCGGGGCTGGGAAACGGTGTCCTTCAGGATATCCTGTTTGAAGCGGGAATTCATCCAAAGAAAAAGATCGGCAGTTTTACAGAACATGAAAAGGAACTCCTTTTTGTGAGTATAAAAGAAGTATTGTCTGAAATGGTGCGTCTCAGAGGAAGAGATACAGAGAAGGATCTCTGGGGTAATCCCGGGGGCTATAAGACGAAACTCTCCAAGAACACATATAAAGACGGATGTCCGAAGTGCGGCGGAGAGATTACAAAGGCTGCTTATCTGGGAGGTACAGTATATTTCTGCCCTGAATGCCAGACATAA
- a CDS encoding metal-dependent transcriptional regulator → MLESRENYLEAILMLKQELGQVRSIDIARKLNYSKPSVSRAVGILKKGGYILVDAKGYISLTSEGLKKAESIYERHRTLTSLFVQIAGVPEHVAEEDACRCEHVLSAQTFQGIKMFLNENGIC, encoded by the coding sequence ATGCTGGAATCAAGGGAAAATTATCTGGAAGCTATCTTAATGTTAAAACAGGAATTAGGGCAGGTGCGCTCTATCGATATCGCCAGAAAATTAAATTACAGCAAGCCAAGCGTCAGCCGTGCGGTCGGGATTTTGAAAAAAGGGGGGTATATTCTCGTGGATGCAAAAGGATATATATCCCTTACCTCCGAAGGGCTTAAAAAGGCCGAGTCGATCTACGAGAGACACAGGACGCTGACTTCGCTTTTTGTTCAGATTGCGGGAGTGCCGGAACATGTGGCCGAGGAAGATGCATGCCGGTGTGAACATGTTCTGAGCGCCCAGACTTTTCAGGGAATTAAAATGTTTTTAAATGAAAATGGTATATGCTGA